One stretch of Daphnia pulicaria isolate SC F1-1A chromosome 6, SC_F0-13Bv2, whole genome shotgun sequence DNA includes these proteins:
- the LOC124342086 gene encoding uncharacterized protein LOC124342086, producing the protein MARGRKSKAATASQNDNTVASRLRSRTVPANGEDESTPPADPTQQVKNISRVPQPEAIERDATRMQIQMTCSCIDKLIKERRSRRACLGLLNKLDDMLATVERLNLLVVDPSDADEFAKQAQIQIDLFTLIESKKEDVDAYVTLRADDESSVGSCMQSIKGVPLATHPSASTVGEWMCKRAAAYQNAYSLAPEKILPSGENKFPRGPSAPEKNEVTQSEKLLAEAQKRAAEAQQEAAQLKKRLEEVNKKADLANKKASKLSDAAMRRGSAPTIISNPFHGWGDGAFDDWHRRSTHEPTKEDGDEEAPDDWIDRYCNGLEEANWSYSSKSAARGELPIYSGRATDWFWWSDLLRSMVHDQRIAPGEKLAVLKSRLRGDQFEIVQGLGGGESAYKAALFRLKQSAGRRDVMRIALLGELDRMELGRENSSFRRFAERARTIFFDLTRIGEKFNADLIERLSRKLHPADRLEWNSGRCTGLERRPLKEFGEWMCERAAAYQNAYSLAAEQILPSGENKFSRRQQFPTTGRTNHVSLEPGTTEKPKSRCFCCEGEHRLMACPTFKEMPTKEKVRFCVKRRLCMKCFGTRHSAADCKFGKGCGFSGCPFIHHPLLHDAEEKHDKGSSHHTSLSAQVDRVKVALGVIRMEAYTAEGQLIPVSVLIDEGSDTTLFREDFLQRLKIIGKGTTLDLVGVTGAECYKSQKAPVRFLLPDGEEAVIKGTTILQISRPTPVIDWRKLKNRWPHLADVPVQESGGKIDVLVGLDHSNLLAVLESRVGGEHEPFASRTRLGWVVRGLLGSDIGPMTTAHIHHISATSEFSLDEEFQKFCATENFGTEFKGDGLSESDRIAEKIVDEGLKKLDIGYETPLTWLEGEPTFENNRTLAEHRWQDLKERFKRDPDFEADYRAAIKKYVDEGYASRVKEEDLYSNNQYYLPHHGVYKKVYGKKKKKLRVVFDAAAKWKKKCLNDGMRQGRKLQNDLAKVLIRFQLGEIAFAADVTAMYSRIRLRPQDARFHRFLWQEKDSDVIITYQMDRLPFGSNCAPFLALKTIHRAASDATRGREECMEAVEKNMYMDDLLKAVDNEEQAIMKAKLIRDGLADGDFHLTNWISNSPEFIKALQPEQAVAAAHHDLASDDVEKLLGAFYEPTTDEMTYRVTGVEDLKWTRAGLLSKVASIYDPLGRAAPALIKAKIKLRELGTRGLNWNEAISGDDKEWWQTWFKTLERLNDLSMPRNLQPDKGKIIQSDLLTFGDASEEAYAAAVYLRSVYQDGTSICRLVMAKTKLAPRQTQSIPKLELNAAVLGARLATYVADALQISGLNRIFFTDSSTTRNWIRAVASHYMPFVSHRIGEIQSLTNANEWRFIPGKMNIADAATRSLLTDGEPIPPRWLEGPSFIALPMEQWPKDLPWVAVAAEKRTAHIHHAISEPPLQDWTKVIIDSKNISTFLKVEGDAKEIILKCQKEGFREEISLLSKGKQIAKKSSLIQLTPFLDKNGILRLGGRIHRAKLPYEILHPPILPGKHPLAEKIVTAVHQESHHAGTDFLHAKIRQHFWILQGRELAKKIRFNCAVCVKSACQTRHAKDG; encoded by the coding sequence ATGGCAAGAGGCAGGAAGTCAAAGGCAGCCACGGCTTCTCAAAACGACAACACGGTTGCGTCCAGACTTCGTTCTCGAACAGTACCAGCAAATGGTGAAGACGAATCGACACCCCCTGCTGATCCCACTCAACAAGTCAAGAACATTTCACGAGTTCCTCAACCTGAGGCGATTGAACGTGATGCCACACGTATGCAGATCCAGATGACCTGTAGCTGTATTGACAAGCTCATCAAGGAAAGAAGATCAAGAAGAGCCTGTCTAGGCCTACTCAACAAACTCGACGACATGTTGGCCACTGTCGAAAGACTCAATTTATTGGTGGTAGACCCGTCCGACGCTGATGAATTCGCGAAGCAAgctcaaattcaaatcgatCTGTTCACACTTATCGAGTCGAAGAAAGAAGACGTTGACGCTTATGTCACTCTAAGAGCTGATGACGAATCTTCAGTCGGGTCCTGCATGCAGTCAATCAAAGGCGTACCACTGGCGACTCACCCCTCTGCCTCGACAGTTGGAGAGTGGATGTGCAAGAGAGCTGCAGCATATCAAAATGCTTATAGTCTGGCACCGGAGAAAATTTTGCCGTCTGGTGAGAACAAGTTTCCTCGTGGCCCCTCTGcacccgaaaaaaatgaagtgaCTCAGTCGGAGAAATTGCTTGCTGAAGCGCAGAAAAGAGCAGCGGAGGCCCAACAGGAAGCTGCCCAGCTGAAAAAACGACTCGAAGAAGTAAATAAGAAAGCTgatttggcaaataagaaagcaAGCAAACTATCCGATGCTGCCATGCGACGCGGTTCAGCACCAACCATCATCAGCAACCCATTCCACGGTTGGGGAGACGGAGCGTTCGACGATTGGCACCGCCGTTCTACTCACGAACCGACCAAAGAGGATGGAGATGAAGAAGCACCAGACGACTGGATCGACCGGTACTGCAACGGCCTAGAAGAAGCCAATTGGTCATATTCTAGCAAATCGGCAGCACGCGGGGAGCTTCCCATCTACTCTGGAAGAGCAACCGATTGGTTTTGGTGGTCGGATTTGCTACGTTCGATGGTTCATGATCAACGAATCGCACCTGGAGAAAAGCTTGCTGTCTTGAAGAGCCGACTACGGGGAGATCAATTCGAAATCGTGCAAGGCCTTGGCGGAGGAGAATCTGCTTATAAGGCCGCTTTATTCCGACTGAAGCAGTCGGCTGGACGTCGCGACGTAATGCGTATAGCACTACTCGGTGAACTCGATCGTATGGAGCTGGGCAGAGAAAATTCATCATTCCGTCGCTTTGCCGAAAGAGCTCGAACCATCTTCTTTGATTTAACCCGAATTGGGGAGAAATTTAATGCCGACCTCATCGAACGACTGAGCCGTAAATTGCATCCGGCGGATCGACTCGAATGGAATTCCGGACGATGTACTGGATTGGAACGGCGCCCTCTGAAGGAATTTGGAGAGTGGATGTGCGAGAGAGCTGCAGCATATCAAAATGCTTATAGTCTGGCAGCGGAGCAAATTTTGCCGTCTGGTGAGAATAAGTTTTCTCGTCGCCAACAATTTCCAACAACAGGGCGCACTAATCACGTTAGCCTGGAGCCTGGCACTACAGAAAAACCGAAGAGTCGCTGCTTTTGCTGTGAGGGGGAGCACCGGTTGATGGCTTGCCCAACATTCAAAGAAATGCCTACGAAAGAGAAGGTTCGATTTTGCGTCAAGCGCCGCTTATGCATGAAATGTTTCGGGACGAGACACTCCGCAGCCGATTGCAAATTCGGAAAAGGTTGTGGATTCAGCGGATGCCCTTTTATTCATCACCCATTGCTTCATGATGCCGAAGAGAAGCACGACAAAGGTAGCAGCCATCACACATCACTCTCAGCCCAGGTGGATCGCGTCAAGGTGGCGCTAGGCGTTATCCGGATGGAAGCTTACACAGCCGAAGGCCAGCTCATCCCAGTTTCGGTGCTGATAGACGAGGGCAGCGACACGACGTTGTTTCGAGAGGATTTTCTTCAACGGCTTAAGATCATCGGGAAAGGTACTACTCTAGATCTTGTAGGAGTTACCGGCGCCGAATGCTACAAATCGCAGAAGGCCCCAGTTCGATTTCTTTTACCGGACGGGGAGGAAGCCGTCATAAAAGGAACTACGATCCTGCAGATATCTAGGCCGACTCCGGTAATCGACtggagaaaattgaaaaatcgatGGCCACATTTAGCTGACGTCCCAGTGCAAGAGAGTGGCGGAAAAATCGACGTCTTGGTGGGACTCGATCACTCAAATCTACTTGCAGTATTGGAATCGCGCGTTGGAGGCGAACACGAACCTTTCGCATCTCGCACTAGACTCGGTTGGGTCGTCCGCGGCCTGCTTGGGAGTGACATCGGTCCGATGACAACGGCCCACATCCATCATATCTCAGCGACTTCCGAGTTCTCGCTCGACGAAGAGTTCCAGAAATTTTGTGCAACCGAAAATTTCGGTACTGAATTTAAAGGAGACGGCCTTTCAGAATCAGACCGAATCGCCGAGAAGATCGTTGATGAAGGCCTAAAGAAACTCGACATTGGGTATGAAACCCCACTCACgtggctcgaaggagagccgACATTTGAAAATAACAGGACGCTGGCGGAGCATCGTTGGCAAGACCTGAAGGAACGATTCAAGAGAGATCCAGATTTCGAGGCTGATTACAGAGCCGCGATCAAGAAATACGTCGACGAAGGCTATGCATCGCGAGTAAAAGAGGAAGATTTATACTCGAACAACCAGTACTACTTGCCGCATCACGGTGTCTACAAGAAAGTGTatggtaaaaagaagaagaagcttcgaGTCGTCTTCGATGCCGCTgccaaatggaagaagaaatgccTCAACGACGGAATGCGACAGGGTCGAAAATTGCAGAACGACTTAGCCAAGGTCCTCATTCGATTCCAGCTGGGGGAGATTGCCTTTGCAGCAGACGTGACCGCCATGTACAGCAGGATTCGACTTCGACCACAAGATGCCCGCTTTCATCGTTTTCTCTGGCAAGAGAAAGATTCTGACGTCATCATTACGTACCAAATGGATCGCTTGCCATTTGGATCTAACTGTGCCCCATTTCTCGCCCTAAAAACCATCCACAGAGCCGCTTCAGATGCCACTAGAGGGAGAGAAGAATGTATGGAAGCAGTAGAGAAGAATATGTATATGGATGACCTATTGAAAGCAGTCGACAATGAAGAACAAGCAATTATGAAAGCGAAACTCATCCGTGATGGACTAGCAGATGGAGATTTTCATCTAACAAATTGGATCTCGAACTCCCCGGAATTCATCAAAGCGTTGCAACCAGAGcaggcagtagcagcagcacatcATGATTTAGCGTCGGATGACGTCGAAAAGCTACTGGGAGCCTTCTACGAGCCAACGACAGACGAGATGACGTACCGAGTGACTGGAGTCGAAGATCTTAAATGGACGCGCGCTGGATTGCTGAGCAAGGTGGCGAGTATCTACGACCCCCTAGGACGAGCAGCACCAGCGCTgataaaagcaaaaattaaattgcgtGAGCTAGGTACCAGAGGACTAAACTGGAACGAAGCCATCAGCGGTGACGACAAGGAGTGGTGGCAAACCTGGTTCAAGACGCTGGAGAGACTCAACGACCTTTCGATGCCACGAAATTTGCAGCCagacaaaggaaaaatcaTCCAGAGCGATCTTCTAACCTTTGGAGATGCATCTGAAGAGGCCTATGCAGCAGCCGTATATCTACGCAGTGTCTACCAGGATGGCACATCAATATGCAGATTGGTGATGGCCAAAACCAAATTGGCCCCTCGGCAGACACAGTCGATTCCAAAATTGGAGCTGAACGCAGCAGTGCTAGGCGCTCGACTGGCCACATACGTTGCAGACGCGCTACAAATCTCTGGACTCAACAGGattttcttcactgattccaGTACTACCAGGAACTGGATACGAGCCGTCGCTTCACATTACATGCCGTTCGTCAGCCACAGAATCGGAGAGATTCAATCTCTCACCAACGCTAACGAGTGGCGCTTCATTCCCGGGAAAATGAACATAGCAGATGCTGCGACGCGGTCCCTATTGACAGACGGAGAGCCGATTCCACCGAGATGGCTGGAAGGACCATCTTTCATCGCCTTACCAATGGAGCAATGGCCGAAGGATTTGCCTTGGGTGGCAGTagcagcagagaaaagaaCTGCCCACATCCACCACGCAATTTCTGAGCCCCCTCTTCAAGATTGGACAAAGGTGATCATCGATTCGAAGAACATCTCAACATTCCTGAAGGTGGAAGGAGATGCCAAGGAGATTATTTTAAAGTGCCAAAAGGAAGGATTCCGTGAAGAAATCAGTTTATTGTCAAAGGGCAAGCAAATCGCAAAGAAGTCAAGCCTCATTCAATTAACTCCTTTCTTAGACAAAAATGGAATTCTCCGACTGGGTGGACGGATCCACCGCGCAAAGCTACCATATGAGATTCTACACCCTCCAATTCTGCCCGGAAAGCACCCACTTGCAGAAAAGATAGTGACAGCAGTGCATCAAGAGTCGCATCACGCAGGCACTGACTTTCTCCATGCCAAAATTCGGCAACATTTTTGGATCCTGCAAGGACGAGAGCTGGCAAAGAAGATCCGCTTCAACTGTGCCGTCTGTGTGAAATCGGCGTGCCAAACTCGCCACGCAAAAGATGGGTGA
- the LOC124341738 gene encoding dynamin-binding protein-like: MANNAVRLPFIGRVIYTFHAQLDGELSLTKGDLVLVKQTEDRYWYYGQLGSETGRFPQNNVSAITDLPPPLPDQPYFAALANFNQQQPGDLSFSRGEILVGLNRVDTNWWFGRSTDGREGIFPTSLAWQVDLRPAQSILNSTPLVRRRARVLQHLVAQLPEELDLKKGDEVIVTGEAEDGWLRGESQGKTGIFPSGFISFITEDSPRTSFSQEISAKPVVIIPATTSYPIQKVDDHLNRRPYGIASYDFRGQQSDELSFSVGQTVFLFRHVNAEWMEGEANGRKGIFPTLFVDIVVDCDGPTTHEQFDKSNNFLLDYNKSNNLLLDTAKKSNNLLFDFDPLVNGDNYSTLNISSNETNNRESNHSTATWGASAGSAHTSLDSLIARNLNLLGSTSSSQACEKQRPASWSQTLNKLQIEYSTQPERKLPPIPPRRQETESLSQTIHHHAPSLQPTIENLELEVVGNEPIIGMDNYANSEACGSISSGMSDSGASRRKSYTRPAPPPPADSPNLGLSRQDSSDSIGSHFHSGPQPLRPAPQIPCDSGDERVEGRRQRIEKAKQRKMEEEQLRDLEMRKKVREQREKVVTELLVTEREYCRDLKLTCEVFKLNDPQYLEMKGVDVATLFGNILEVITLSEAFIDELNRCNVNTEESNSTNQSIGKSFIQTEPEFRRVYSLYCINHDNAQFLLEKYETLPSVHKVLDEGIATLRNEIVCFNVGSVIIKPVQRILKYSLILGELIKHTENDHPDKSNLVLALGLMTNVATHINESKRKKEIVLKYRDSGLEEKLSARISRFNMHSVAKKSSRIGMLLKTSLGMAPTTKDIAFEEVELRFGELFRVIQAALRDITAVCEQLKGTSQIQFNISEAFASFYGEANRVPLIDNFRTAQRIIYTQHWNSFDAYVIQHVRNPLTALCDACVGPERLIVKRRDKLLDSNIASERLARNRDPAMRRTLEEEENLARNTHLALNSQLMEELPIITEHGYNIYRRCVSSFLYARKLLVGRITKSLLDLNEISDIASLQGEIEEDFQLAYGKAVDRLSRITFINKSFRRSSTNVVSTDGSVSPNDPVPVRNRLSSALGNHSPGEGIVVQSRETVNILRSKYQPEQLYMVTGRCEIRDPMDLSANSGLIVSVVKREDPMGNTGRWFVDAGEVRGFLPAKHLNLFSPPASTHLRPESTTSVASSVVSVTSCNSGSLEKLYFDEEEEPSSTNGENVYDLPPSYEEALGNEEAHSPHRYCEIDDLLVDESNSKEMNAAYYSPDEKAESPIYAIIEDIIPSRESKEKLSSTENNIYKVEFTFQKSTILEIDLLENELVTVLAKHDEGGNEEWWLVENDSGAQGYAPAAYLTKWPQTL; the protein is encoded by the exons ATGGCGAACAATGCCGTCCGTTTGCCATTCATCGGACGCGTTATCTACACATTCCACGCGCAGCTGGATGGAGAGTTGAGTCTGACTAAAGGCGATTTGGTCTTG GTTAAGCAGACCGAGGATCGCTATTGGTATTATGGTCAACTGGGCAGTGAAACGGGTCGTTTTCCACAGAACAATGTCAGTGCTATCACAGACCTGCCTCCACCCTTGCCTGATCAGCCTTATTTTGCAGCGTTGGCGAATTTTAACCAACAGCAACCCGGTGATCTCTCTTTCTCACGAG GTGAAATTCTAGTCGGCCTTAATCGTGTTGACACGAATTGGTGGTTCGGTCGCAGTACTGACGGCCGAGAAGGTATATTTCCCACTTCCTTAGCTTGGCAAGTAGATCTGCGTCCTGCCCAG AGTATATTAAATAGCACGCCGTTGGTCAGAAGAAGGGCTAGAGTCTTGCAACATTTAGTTGCCCAATTGCCTGAAGAATTGGATCTGAAAAAAGGAGATGAAGTCATCGTTACTGGTGAGGCAGAGGATGGTTGGCTCCGAGGAGAATCTCAAGGAAAGACTGGAATTTTTCCTTCCGGTTTTATTTCGTTCATAACAGAAGATTCACCAAGAACTTCTTTTTCCCAAGAAATCTCAGCTAAACCTGTCGTCATTATACCCGCCACCACATCCTACCCGATTCAAAAAGTCGATGACCACTTAAATAGAAGACCTTACGGCATCGCCAGTTATGACTTCCGGGGTCAGCAGTCCGACGAACTCAGTTTTTCAGTTGGTCAGACtgtctttttatttcgacATGTCAACGCTGAATGGATGGAAGGCGAAGCCAATGGTCGTAAAGGAATCTTTCCTACCTTGTTTGTTGACATCGTCGTTGACTGCGATGGCCCAACAACACACGAGCAATTcgacaaatcaaataattttttgctaGATTATAATAAATCTAATAACTTGCTATTAGATACAGCTAAGAAATCGAATAActtgttatttgatttcgaTCCTCTAGTAAATGGTGATAATTATTCAACGCTTAACATTTCCTCCAACGAAACAAACAACCGAGAAAGCAATCACTCTACAGCAACCTGGGGGGCCTCCGCTGGCAGTGCGCACACGAGCTTAGACAGTTTAATCGCTCGAAATCTGAACCTATTAGGATCGACTTCATCTAGCCAGGCCTGTGAGAAACAAAGACCAGCGTCGTGGTCCCAAACGCTGAATAAGCTGCAAATTGAATACTCAACCCAACCCGAGCGAAAACTGCCTCCCATTCCGCCTCGACGACAGGAAACTGAATCTCTTAGCCAAACGATACATCATCATGCTCCATCGTTACAACCGACCATAGAAAATTTGGAACTCGAGGTTGTTGGAAATGAACCAATTATAGGGATGGATAATTATGCCAACAGCGAAGCGTGTGGAAGCATCTCATCAGGAATGAGCGATAGTGGCGCCTCGCGACGAAAGAGCTACACAAGACCAGCTCCACCGCCACCCGCCGATTCGCCGAATCTGGGCCTCAGCCGTCAGGATTCGTCGGATTCCATCGGAAGTCACTTTCACTCAGGCCCGCAACCACTCAGACCCGCGCCTCAAATTCCGTGTGATA gtgGTGATGAACGCGTGGAAGGTCGTCGACAGAGAATCGAAAAAGCAAAGCAGCGCAAAATGGAGGAAGAACAGCTACGTGATTTAGAGATGAG AAAAAAAGTCAGAGAACAGCGGGAAAAAGTTGTAACGGAATTACTGGTGACGGAGCGCGAATATTGCCGTGATTTAAAGTTAACCTGCGAAGTTTTCAAGCTAAACGATCCTCAGTACCTGGAGATGAAAGGTGTTGATGTAGCAACCCTTTTCGGAAATATTTTAGAa GTGATAACCCTTTCCGAAGCTTTCATCGATGAATTGAACCGATGTAACGTAAACACTGAAGAATCGAATTCAACGAATCAATCAATCGGCAAGAGTTTTATTCAGACGGAACCTGAATTTCGTCGCGTATATAGCCTTTATTGCATTAATCATGATAACGCGCAGtttcttttggaaaaa tACGAAACTCTGCCCAGCGTCCATAAAGTGTTGGATGAAGGGATCGCCACTCTTCGAAACGAAATAGTTTGCTTCAATGTGGGTTCAGTCATTATTAAACCTGTTCAACGCATACTGAAATATTCCTTGATATTGGGAGAACTGATAAAG CATACCGAGAATGATCACCCCGATAAAAGCAACTTGGTATTAGCCTTGGGACTGATGACTAATGTTGCCACGCATATCAACGAAAGCAagcgcaaaaaagaaattgtgctCAAATATCGTGATTCTGGATTGGAAGAAAAGCTCAGTGCGAGAATCTCTCGTTTTAACATG CACTCTGTGGCAAAAAAATCTTCTCGAATCGGCATGCTCTTGAAAACGTCACTTGGCATGGCTCCCACG ACGAAGGACATAGCTTTCGAGGAAGTAGAACTTCGTTTCGGAGAACTGTTTCGTGTCATCCAGGCGGCTTTGCGAGATATCACTGCCGTATGTGAGCAACTCAAGGGCACTTCACAAATACAGTTCAATATATCAGAAGCTTTTGCTTCTTTCTACGGTGAAGCAAACAGAGTCCCACTGATCGACAACTTCCGTACAGCCCAGCGTATAATTTACACACAGCACTGGAACTCATTT GACGCTTACGTCATACAACATGTACGTAACCCTTTAACGGCTCTGTGCGACGCCTGCGTGGGTCCTGAAAGGCTAATTGTTAAGAGACGAGACAAATTGCTCGATTCAAACATCGCTAGCGAGCGGTTGGCTAGAAATAGAGATCCAGCAATGAGACGCACC ttggaggaagaagaaaacctaGCTCGAAATACCCATTTAGCTCTTAATAGTCAACTTATGGAGGAGCTTCCAATCATTACAGAGCACGGATATAATATATACCGACGCTGCGTTTCGTCGTTTTTATATGCCAGGAAGCTTTTGGTTGGACGGATTACTAAATCTTTATTAGATTTAAATGAG ATTTCAGATATCGCCAGTCTTCAAGGAGAAATAGAGGAGGATTTCCAACTTGCCTACGGCAAAGCCGTGGATCGCTTATCTAGAAttacttttattaataaatcCTTTCGCCGTTCATCCACCAATGTTGTGTCAACCGATGGATCTGTTTCTCCCAATGATCCTGTTCCAGTACGGAATAGGCTTTCTTCTGCTTTAGGAAATCATAGCCCCGGAGAAGGAATT GTTGTTCAAAGTCGAGAAACGGTCAATATTCTTCGCTCAAAATATCAACCCGAGCAATTGTACATGGTGACAGGTCGTTGTGAAATTAGGGATCCAATGGACTTGTCAGCTAATTCCGGTCTAATTGTCAGTGTCGTCAAACGAGAAGATCCAATGGGCAATACTGGCCGCTGGTTTGTTGATGCCGGAG AAGTGCGAGGTTTCTTACCTGCTAAACATCTAAATCTTTTTTCGCCACCTGCATCGACTCATTTAAGACCCGAATCCACTACGTCGGTGGCATCGAGTGTTGTGAGTGTTACCTCTTGTAATTCTGGCTCATTGGAAAAACTCTATttcgatgaagaagaagaaccaagTTCTACAAACGGAGAAAATGTATATGATTTACCTCCTTCGTATGAAGAAGCTTTGGGAAACGAAGAAGCACATTCTCCCCATCGTTACTGCGAAATAGATGATTTATTAGTTGACGAATCCAATTCTAAAGAGATGAACGCAGCGTATTACTCTCCTGATGAGAAGGCTGAGAGTCCTATTTACGCTATCATAGAAGACATCATTCCATCAAGAGAAAGCAAAGAGAAGTTATCCTCAACGGAGAATAAT aTTTATAAAGTGGAATTTACATTCCAAAAAAGCACAATCTTAGAGATTGATTTGCTTGAAAATGAACTCGTCACTGTCCTTGCTAAGCACGATGAAGGTGGAAATGAAg AATGGTGGTTGGTAGAAAACGATTCAGGAGCTCAAGGATACGCACCCGCTGCATATCTAACAAAATGGCCACAGACGTTGTAG
- the LOC124342088 gene encoding uncharacterized protein LOC124342088, with translation MAEEEASGKREQTKLPHLPDYLVNFVDFKREMVRLDYTADQLRRACQEVEERRTKMREGLRRESDEVAARAHSCHQRQLRDDQETLELQKKGRLVAERRRILEAELQTSRMLYQELIRKRAKLKHWLDGLEEHRSFLSEIISHKVSPRTPRSARQSTSTSRDEDDKIVEVMQNPFLIRCRLAHKERNVIAQSRMVFQACQLMDCCCDSANEQSESYVSEDNLEKITPTNTLNCVSGGGMQSGLNDQIFATIHRMYKQFISPKSSSCDALSNLAALERYAYYVLQMVDACDPLMLKKIIAKVVIDKKKTMELEKIKRDTAHREERERKAQANATSAPAQFKRITVVNRNRLRGAVHFPKLGKKPSTESQEEVDMAPIDELLYLFRMQL, from the exons ATGGCGGAGGAAGAGGCGAGTGGGAAACGGGAGCAAACCAAACTTCCCCATTTACCCGATTATTTAGTAAATTTCGTGGATTTCAAACGCGAAATGGTAAGATTAGACTACACAGCCGATCAATTACGAAGAGCCTGCCAAGAAGTAGAAGAGAGGCGAACAAAAATGAGAGAAGGGCTGAGGCGTGAATCTGATGAAGTAGCTGCCCGGGCTCATTCATGTCATCAACGTCAACTTCGTGATGACCAGGAAACTCTCGAATTACAGAAAAAAGGTAGGCTCGTAGCTGAACGTAGAAGAATTTTGGAAGCTGAGTTACAAACAAGCCGAATGCTCTACCAAGAATTGATTCGAAAACGAGCGAAGTTGAAGCATTGGCTCGATGGTCTAGAAGAGCATCGATCCTTCCTCAGTGAAATCATATCTCACAAGGTTTCACCACGAACACCCAGAAGCGCTCGACAGTCCACGTCTACGTCCAGAGACGAGGATGATAAGATTGTTGAAGTAATGCAAAATCCTTTTTTGATTCGCTGTCGCTTGGCTCACAAGGAACGCAATGTTATCGCCCAATCGCGAATGGTTTTCCAAGCATGCCAACTGATGGATTGTTGTTGCGACTCCGCCAACGAACAGAGTGAAAGCTATGTCAGCGAAgacaatttggaaaaaataacgCCAACAAACACGTTGAATTGTGTCAGTGGAGGTGGAATGCAGTCCGGTTTAAATGACCAAATATTTGCCACTATTCACCG CATGTACAAGCAATTCATTTCGCCGAAAAGCAGCAGTTGTGATGCGTTAAGCAATTTGGCCGCTCTCGAACGCTATGCTTACTACGTCTTGCAGATGGTCGATGCTTGCGATCCTCTCATGCTCAAGAAAATCATAGCAAAAGTAGTGATTGACAAAAAGAAGACTATGGAACTCGAGAAAATAAAGCGAGATACAGCCCATCGGGAGGAGCGTGAACGTAAAGCGCAAGCTAATGCCACATCCGCCCCGGCCCAATTCAAAAGAATCACAGTCGTCAACCGCAACAGACTGCGGGGGGCCGTTCACTTTCCGAAACTCGGTAAAAAACCCAGCACTGAATCCCAAGAGGAAGTCGACATGGCTCCAATCGACGAACTTCTCTATCTTTTCCGAATGCAGTTGTGA
- the LOC124341742 gene encoding zinc transporter ZIP1-like, with protein MDSQVLLVVTALIVYIVMAICALIPVCIVAKKSTKDCNFSCGTERIISFCNSMAGGVFIAMCFLGLLPYAQDKTRKVLADLNITTDFPVAEFTCILGFFLIMSVEQLILQCQNSKNKTKGDWEVPMAFDETDRSSKLNYYNTVRDESASEELLGKKALEAVSPESPSILKEINIPRIYQNVPMVTFKEEDSDEAPSPKKVLQLEPAQGCSHHQVERLLKNKSGGTLRLTLLYMAISIHSLFEGMALGLQTDQMKIFHLFFAIVFHEALIAFSVGITMARQQLTLQQGVKYILIFSLAVPLGICLGLVVQQAPGTGGSVASAIFQSLAAGIFIHVTFLELIPAELASSKDRMVKVAFHFLGFIAMALVTITMGSHH; from the coding sequence ATGGATAGCCAAGTACTGCTGGTTGTCACTGCTTTGATTGTGTACATTGTTATGGCAATTTGTGCTTTGATTCCAGTCTGCATTGTAGCCAAGAAATCAACCAAGGACTGCAACTTTAGTTGTGGTACAGAAAGAATAATTTCTTTCTGTAATTCCATGGCTGGTGGAGTCTTCATCGCAATGTGCTTTCTAGGACTACTTCCTTATGCACAAGACAAGACGAGGAAAGTGCTTGCAGACCTTAATATAACAACTGATTTTCCTGTTGCTGAATTCACATGCATTTTAGGATTTTTCCTTATCATGTCAGTCGAACAGCTCATTCTTCAATgccaaaattcaaagaacaagaCCAAAGGAGACTGGGAAGTCCCAATGGCTTTTGACGAAACTGATAGATCAAGTAAACTGAATTATTATAACACAGTCAGAGATGAAAGTGCTTCAGAAGAACTGCTTGGCAAAAAAGCATTAGAAGCAGTCTCACCAGAGAGTCCTTCGATTCTAAAGGAAATCAACATCCCCAGGATTTATCAAAATGTTCCGATGGTCACCTTTAAGGAAGAAGATAGCGATGAAGCACCTAGTCCTAAAAAAGTTCTTCAATTGGAACCAGCCCAAGGCTGCAGCCACCATCAAGTAGAAAGATTACTCAAGAACAAATCTGGGGGAACCCTACGCCTAACTTTGCTGTACATGGCTATTAGCATTCACTCATTATTTGAAGGAATGGCCTTGGGCTTGCAGACAGATCAAATGAAAATCTTTCACCTGTTTTTCGCGATCGTGTTTCATGAAGCCCTCATCGCCTTTTCAGTTGGTATCACAATGGCAAGACAGCAATTGACTCTCCAACAAGGAGTCAAATATATTCTCATCTTCTCACTGGCTGTCCCTTTGGGGATTTGTCTTGGACTGGTCGTCCAACAAGCTCCCGGTACTGGTGGATCTGTCGCTTCTgcaatatttcaatctcttgcaGCTGGGATATTCATTCACGTCACATTCCTCGAACTTATTCCGGCCGAACTTGCTAGTTCGAAAGACAGAATGGTTAAAGTTGCATTCCATTTCCTTGGATTTATAGCAATGGCGCTTGTGACCATTACAATGGGATCGCACCATTAA